One Thunnus thynnus chromosome 21, fThuThy2.1, whole genome shotgun sequence DNA segment encodes these proteins:
- the cldn11b gene encoding claudin-11b → MAHMCRQITGSAASCAGWVGVIIATATNDWVRTCDYTVATCIRMDELGSRGLWAECVISPALYHCVALNQILTLPAYIQTSRALMVCACLLGLPAMLLVLMGMPFVRLQNDTSAIKLRRARVGGVLIILMALCGIVSTVWFPIGVHQSEGLMSFGFSLYAGWVGSALCLLGGSMILCCHGTDPGSPSRENSFYYSRQRGTAMPFDPPANHAKSAHV, encoded by the exons ATGGCGCACATGTGCAGGCAGATCACCGGCAGCGCGGCGAGCTGCGCGGGCTGGGTCGGGGTCATCATCGCCACCGCCACCAACGACTGGGTCCGGACCTGCGACTACACGGTGGCTACCTGCATCCGCATGGACGAGCTGGGCTCCCGGGGCCTCTGGGCCGAGTGCGTCATCTCCCCGGCGCTCTACCACTGCGTGGCCCTCAACCAGATCCTCACCCTGCCCG cctaCATCCAGACGTCTCGTGCTCTGATGGTGTGCGCGTGTCTTCTCGGTCTCCCTGCGATGCTGCTGGTGCTCATGGGGATGCCCTTCGTCCGGCTGCAGAACGACACGTCTGCCATCAAGCTGCGCCGAGCCCGAGTGGGAGGTGTCCTCATAATCCTCATGG CTCTGTGCGGCATCGTGTCAACAGTCTGGTTCCCCATCGGCGTTCACCAATCCGAGGGTCTGATGTCATTCGGCTTCTCTCTGTACGCCGGCTGGGTCGGCTCCGCTCTCTGTCTCCTGGGCGGCTCCATGATCCTGTGTTGTCACGGCACCGACCCCGGGTCCCCGAGCAGAGAGAACAGCTTCTACTACTCCAGACAGCGAGGCACGGCCATGCCGTTCGACCCCCCCGCCAACCACGCCAAGAGCGCACATGTGTGA